The region ATAAAACGGAATTCTGATCAGTTGAAGCACTGAATGAAGTAAGCTCCACGGGAATCATTGAAAGCGCTAATAGGTAAGCAGCATAAGCATTTATTCTTCCCGCACCATATCTGTTATCTTTACCGGCAACTCCTTTTTCAACTGCTGTTGTCTGAAGAATCATGCTGACATCAGCAGGAGTTAAATTGGGATTAACTGATAATAATAAAGCTGCTGTACCGCCTGTATGAGGTGTTGCACCTGATGTTCCACTAAAAGAGCCATAGCCGGTTCCGTTAACTGTTGAAGTTGTGCCATTACCAGGAGCACTTACATCGGGTTTTATTAGCCCAATTGCACCTGAAACAGTTTCATACGGATAATCCTGATATACCACAGGCATAACATAAGGATAAGATGGATGGTTTGTTTTTATTTCTTCCCATGTTGTAGGACCATAAGGAGAACTACTAGCTATTATATCAGTAGAGGCATCTACATTTCCAACCCCGATAACTGAACTTAATCCGCCAATTAAAGATTGATCAGGGTGAAGCCATGGTGATGGTGAGTTTCCTGGAGCCGAAATATTAAATGGAATCGGAGCACTGCCTAAATTATTTCCATCATTACTTGTAGAATTTGTGTGAACAACTCCAGCTGCCAATTCAACATCAGTTATTTGACGGAACATCGGATAATTTGGCTGAGGATTAAAATACCATTTGTAACTTAACGAACTTGTTATAACATCTACTCCTTTATCAATTGCATATTGTTGCGCTAACCAGTATTGGGATTCGCCATTTGGTCTTAAAACTAAAATTTTTGCTTTTGGAGCAACACCAGTTTGTGTCCCATTTGTACCATCACCACAAACAATTCCGGATGTTGATGTACCGTGTGAACTGCTTGAGTAATACACATTGTTATCATTGTTCCAAAAATCCCATCCGATTACATCATCTATATAACCATTACCGTCATCATCAATTCCATTTAGATCACCGGGATCAAATACCCAGGAAGAGCCATTCCAAACTATAGTAACTCCGTTACCATTTGCATCCTCTCCTAAATTATTCCAGATATTATGCACCAGGTCCGGATGGCGCCAATCACAGCCGTCATCAAGATTTCCTACAAGAACACCCTGCCCGCTATCACCAGCAGCCCAAACAGCTGGTGCATTAATCAATGTCAGTCCTGGCTGAAGTGCAAGCACATCATCAGAAGACGATTCCTGCTGCTCATCAATTGGATCAATTAACTGATTTCCATCATAAATCGGATCAAATCTGATTTCAGCAATTTCATTGTAGTTTTTAGCAAGATTATAAATTACTGAAGGAACTGCTGAAAATACTATAGTGTTTGCTGCCCAAAGAATATCAATTTTACTAACCAGATTCTGCTGTTTAGCATTTTCAAGATAATCACGAACAGCTTGCTGGCGCTGATAAGAGAAATTTTTAAGAATCCTTACAACTTCTTTTTGTCTTTCTTTTTTAGAAAGAAATACTGTTTCTCGCTGTAATTCTTTTAATGAGTATTGATCCTTTAATGTAGCATAAACATTAATCATCTCGTTATCTGATGCACTGAGCAAAACCACCTGTAGATAAGGATGAATAATTGCATCTGACGATTGAGCAATAATGTTTCTTTGCAGAATTGTACAGAAAATTAAAAGAAAGAAAATAGTAAGTAGTTTTTTCATTTGATCACCTGTTTTTTTTTAGTGAATATCGGATTCTTTTTTCTTGTTTAAACTGCAAATATTTTTTATAAATACCAACTATTGATGCATAACAAATGATAAAATTTTGCAAAACAGATAAATCTTTTTCTTAACAAATTCCATTTTTTAACACAATAATAAATTACAGAGTCGCTAATGCTTTTATTGTCTGCTCTTATTCTGGACAAATATAGCTTCTAATAGCACATCTAATTTTTCAAGATTTGTTTATTCGTGGAGTATTAAATTCCCAAATAAATTATAGTTGAGTTGATAATATTTTACACCGAAAGTAATAGCAATCAAATATAATCTTACTTGAACGGATATAACATTAACCGAAGATTGGGCAATTATAAATTCATCCTAATTAAATTTTAAAACTTGGTTTTATTGATACAATTTTCTAAGTTGAAATAACAATAATCCGAATTCAACAGAATATTTTTGGAAAAAATTACTTGTAAGTTCATTTACTTCTTATAAATCATTTAATTTATTTTAAAAAGAAAGGATTATACTTATGAAACGTCTTGTGTTCAATATATCTAAATTGAATATTGTTTCAATCTTGGCATTTCTTTTCTGTGCATCTCAAATTAACTATTCACAAACGTGGGTTAAAAAAGTTGATGGCTTTTCTATGTGGTCAATTGCAAAAGATTACGCAGGTAACATTTATGCAGGCACTTCAGGCTCAGCAAGAGGAATATTTAAATCCACAGATGGCGGAGATACCTGGACAAATGTTTTTTCAACCGGAACTTCTAATTATCTGTACATTGCCTGTGATTCTCTTAACAATGTTTATGTTGCAAATGTTTCTAATGGTTTGATTTACTCTACTGATGGCGGACAGAATTTTACAACAATTCCAGCAAGCGTTTTTGGAGGACATAACATCAATTCCGTTGCCTGTGGAAAGAACGGACATATCTTTGCTGGAGCTACCAGTGGTGGAATCTGGCGGAGTACTGATTATGGCGCTACTTTTACCAATACAGGTCTGTTCACTTATAGTATCGTCGAGATTAAAGTAGATAAATTTAATTCTGATATTATTTATGCTGGTTCATCCTCCACTACCGCAAACGGATTTTTTATTTCTACTGATGGCGGTGCAACATTTGGCAATGAAACACTTACCACAAATGTTTGGGAAATCTTACAGACTTCAACCGACATAATCTATGCTGTAACAACTTCATCACCATATCCATTCAACAAATCAACTGATGGAGGATTGACCTGGACTGCAACCGGTAATCAGCCAGGAGCAATGCGGGGAGGGACTTTGGATTTAACAGATAATATTTACCTTGCAGGTAACGGCGGTGTGTTTAAATCCACTGATGGGGGAGCTTCATTTTTAAATCATAATTTAACTTTCAGCTCTAATGAAATGTTAACTTTTAATAATAAAATTTTGGTTTGTGTTTCAGGTTCAGCAAACGGAGGTGTGTGGATCTATACAGATTCAACTATAATTCCCGTTGAGCTGTCAGGTTTTACTGCAGTTTCAAATAATGGAAAGATTGAATTAAATTGGACAACTGTTACTGAGCTTAATAACTCTGGTTTTGAAGTACAGAGAAGTAATGATGGAATCGATTTTGAAAAGATTGGTTTTGTACCCGGTTTCGGAACCTCAGCAGAAAAACACTTCTACAGTTTTATTGATGATAAAGCGGTTGATATCAGATATTTCTACAGACTAAAACAAATCGACTTTGATGGCAGTTATAAATACTCAGATGTAATCGAAACAAAGAATATTCAGAAACTAAGCTATTCATTGGAACAAAATTACCCGAATCCATTTAACCCATCTACCAGTATTCAGTACGCAATAGGCAATAGACAGTTTGTGCAAATAAAAATTTACGATGTTCTGGGAAATGAAATTACAACTCTTGTTAATGAAGTAAAGCCGCAAGGAAGATATGAAGTAAACTTCAATGCAGGCTCGTTAGCAAACGGAGTGTATATTTACAAAATTCAAACTGGTGATTTTATTTCATCAAAGAAGATGATTCTGATCAAGTAATCCCAGCTAACTATTAGGCGGATTATTTG is a window of Ignavibacterium sp. DNA encoding:
- a CDS encoding S8 family serine peptidase codes for the protein MKKLLTIFFLLIFCTILQRNIIAQSSDAIIHPYLQVVLLSASDNEMINVYATLKDQYSLKELQRETVFLSKKERQKEVVRILKNFSYQRQQAVRDYLENAKQQNLVSKIDILWAANTIVFSAVPSVIYNLAKNYNEIAEIRFDPIYDGNQLIDPIDEQQESSSDDVLALQPGLTLINAPAVWAAGDSGQGVLVGNLDDGCDWRHPDLVHNIWNNLGEDANGNGVTIVWNGSSWVFDPGDLNGIDDDGNGYIDDVIGWDFWNNDNNVYYSSSSHGTSTSGIVCGDGTNGTQTGVAPKAKILVLRPNGESQYWLAQQYAIDKGVDVITSSLSYKWYFNPQPNYPMFRQITDVELAAGVVHTNSTSNDGNNLGSAPIPFNISAPGNSPSPWLHPDQSLIGGLSSVIGVGNVDASTDIIASSSPYGPTTWEEIKTNHPSYPYVMPVVYQDYPYETVSGAIGLIKPDVSAPGNGTTSTVNGTGYGSFSGTSGATPHTGGTAALLLSVNPNLTPADVSMILQTTAVEKGVAGKDNRYGAGRINAYAAYLLALSMIPVELTSFSASTDQNSVLLNWSTATETNNAGFSVERKTTVDERWIEIGFVPGFGTTTEKRNYSFTDDNLASGLYSYRLKQIDYDGTVEYSNDVFAEIGIPETFSLSQNYPNPFNPTTKISWQLPVKSWQTLKVYDILGNEIVTLVSDYGEAGNYEINFNASELSSGVYYYQLKAGNSESNSGQSFIATKKMILLK
- a CDS encoding T9SS type A sorting domain-containing protein, translating into MKRLVFNISKLNIVSILAFLFCASQINYSQTWVKKVDGFSMWSIAKDYAGNIYAGTSGSARGIFKSTDGGDTWTNVFSTGTSNYLYIACDSLNNVYVANVSNGLIYSTDGGQNFTTIPASVFGGHNINSVACGKNGHIFAGATSGGIWRSTDYGATFTNTGLFTYSIVEIKVDKFNSDIIYAGSSSTTANGFFISTDGGATFGNETLTTNVWEILQTSTDIIYAVTTSSPYPFNKSTDGGLTWTATGNQPGAMRGGTLDLTDNIYLAGNGGVFKSTDGGASFLNHNLTFSSNEMLTFNNKILVCVSGSANGGVWIYTDSTIIPVELSGFTAVSNNGKIELNWTTVTELNNSGFEVQRSNDGIDFEKIGFVPGFGTSAEKHFYSFIDDKAVDIRYFYRLKQIDFDGSYKYSDVIETKNIQKLSYSLEQNYPNPFNPSTSIQYAIGNRQFVQIKIYDVLGNEITTLVNEVKPQGRYEVNFNAGSLANGVYIYKIQTGDFISSKKMILIK